TTATGATGATTATATAGGAGGGACGAATGACATGAAAAAAATGATCACTGTGGACGAGCAGCTTATTCAACGGGAAATGGATTTTTGGAATGTACCGGGATTGTCTGTAAGTATTGTAAAAGAAGGTCAAGAGCCTTATACAAAATCCTTTGGATGGAGAGATAAAGAAAACCAGCAGAAAGTAACAGATACTACACTTTTCGGCATAGCCTCCTGCTCCAAAGCGATGACCTCTGCTGTTATCGCCATGCTGGTGGCAGAAGGGAAACTGGACTACGATGTTCCCGTCACGACCTATATTCCCGACTTTGCACTGATGGACGAAGAAGCTTCTAAGAACACCACGCTTCGGGATATGCTGTGCCATCGAACCGGTCTGGGCGGACACGATGCTATATGGCCTGTGCCAAAGACATTAAAGGAATTTGCTCAAGCATTTCCATATTTGCAGCCCAGTGCTCCGTTCAGAAGCCTGACGCAGTACAGCAACATTATCTACGCTGTAATCGGTTATGCGGCGGAAGCGGTAACCGGTCAAACCTGGACCGAGCTCATGCACCATTACTTATTTGATCCATTAGGTATGACTCAGACGAATTGCCAAGCCAAGAGCATGACCGATTCGGATAACTTTGCCCATCCCTATCAAGTGCTGGACGGCGTGCTCACAAAGCTTCCTGTTTGGGATGTGGATTCAGTGGCTCCGGCAGCCTCCGTCAACTGTACGGCGATCGATATGTGTAAATGGCTGAATTTCTTGATTCGCAAAGGTCGAACAGCGGAGGGGATTTCTTTGATCCCGGAAGATATTTTTGAAACGATGATCACCAAGCAAGTGGAGTATGATGATTGCTTAGGACCGGATAAAAGCTTATATCCTACAGACGGATATGCGATGGGCTGGAAAACTGGTGAATACAGAGGAAAGGCCATGCGCAGGCACACGGGCAAAATAGAGGGATACAGTACCATTCAGGCATTTTTACCGGAGGACGGTGTTGGCATATCAGTAATGATGAACCTTCATTCCCCTACCGTTGCTATCATGCACACGGTTCTGTACAGCATTATTGACTCGCTGTTAGAGCTTCCGGCTATAGACTGGACCTGGAAATTCAGAGATGATAAGAAACCAACGGCAGAGGACTACAAGGATTGTCACATCGATGTATTCCATTCTGTTTATCCGGATGCTATTCCAAATACAATGCCGCCGAAGAAGCTTATGGAAGGCTACAAAGCTCACGCGTACGAAGGCACCTATTTCAATGCCGGATACGGTCCGCTGACCATCATCGCTCAAAAAGATCAGTTGTACATGGAATATCGGGATATGTCCCTGCCTCTGGAGCCGTATTGGTCCGGCAATTTTATGATAAACAACGTAAAAGAAGATATATTGACCCTGTCTATTCCTCTGACGTTCATCTGTGATGAAAATCAGAAAAGTATCGGCTTAAAAGCTCGCTTTGAGCCATTGGTGGACGACATCGTCTTTCTTAAAAAATAGAAGATATCTTCCACCTTGCTAAAAAAGCCAACTCTCATAACTGTCTGATGAATTGAATACCTTTTTCCGTAATTTGCGTACCGC
This region of Aminipila luticellarii genomic DNA includes:
- a CDS encoding serine hydrolase, translating into MKKMITVDEQLIQREMDFWNVPGLSVSIVKEGQEPYTKSFGWRDKENQQKVTDTTLFGIASCSKAMTSAVIAMLVAEGKLDYDVPVTTYIPDFALMDEEASKNTTLRDMLCHRTGLGGHDAIWPVPKTLKEFAQAFPYLQPSAPFRSLTQYSNIIYAVIGYAAEAVTGQTWTELMHHYLFDPLGMTQTNCQAKSMTDSDNFAHPYQVLDGVLTKLPVWDVDSVAPAASVNCTAIDMCKWLNFLIRKGRTAEGISLIPEDIFETMITKQVEYDDCLGPDKSLYPTDGYAMGWKTGEYRGKAMRRHTGKIEGYSTIQAFLPEDGVGISVMMNLHSPTVAIMHTVLYSIIDSLLELPAIDWTWKFRDDKKPTAEDYKDCHIDVFHSVYPDAIPNTMPPKKLMEGYKAHAYEGTYFNAGYGPLTIIAQKDQLYMEYRDMSLPLEPYWSGNFMINNVKEDILTLSIPLTFICDENQKSIGLKARFEPLVDDIVFLKK